A genomic stretch from Cervus canadensis isolate Bull #8, Minnesota chromosome 27, ASM1932006v1, whole genome shotgun sequence includes:
- the LOC122428794 gene encoding keratin-associated protein 24-1 gives MAFLGYPGNCSGISYRTHCYFPVTASVALCSSDVSPTFGLSLPSSYHGNLWLLHNYQESCGEVPSCDSPSSEPKTCTTSCDRSNTSVPCNSPTGGQPCSARETTNVGASPSCNPCPETKGYVSDGCTPSPCASKACQTLGNGFKCFGQLNCLSESFQPLSHYRLGSFGYRGYQNLGFIPSGFSPSRYISNSCQRQNYLIRNCQRPYNWHRGCPPLSYFSRNFRSLSSIPSSFPPLRYLYGGCRPLNCYRSTYCNYSC, from the coding sequence ATGGCTTTTCTAGGCTATCCTGGGAACTGTAGTGGTATATCCTACAGAACTCACTGTTATTTCCCAGTGACTGCGTCTGTTGCTCTCTGCTCCAGTGATGTAAGCCCTACGTTTGGGCTCAGCCTACCCAGTAGCTACCACGGGAATCTCTGGCTGCTGCATAACTACCAAGAAAGTTGTGGGGAAGTACCAAGCTGTGACTCTCCCAGTTCTGAGCCCAAGACCTGCACCACCAGTTGTGACCGATCAAACACCTCTGTGCCCTGCAACTCTCCAACAGGGGGCCAACCCTGCAGTGCCCGTGAAACGACCAACGTCGGAGCCAGCCCCAGCTGCAATCCGTGCCCTGAAACCAAGGGGTATGTATCTGATGGCTGCACCCCCAGCCCATGTGCATCTAAAGCTTGCCAGACCCTTGGCAATGGCTTCAAATGCTTTGGGCAACTTAACTGCTTATCCGAGAGCTTCCAGCCCCTAAGCCACTACAGACTGGGTAGTTTTGGGTACAGAGGCTACCAAAATCTTGGCTTTATACCCAGTGGCTTCTCACCATCACGATATATCAGCAACAGCTGCCAACGCCAAAACTATTTAATAAGAAATTGCCAACGTCCATACAATTGGCACAGGGGATGCCCCCCACTGAGCTATTTTTCAAGAAACTTCCGGTCTCTGAGCTCTATACCGAGTTCATTCCCTCCTCTGAGGTATTTATATGGTGGTTGTAGACCTCTGAATTGCTACCGATCAACTTATTGCAATTATAGCTGCTAG